The proteins below come from a single Rosa rugosa chromosome 2, drRosRugo1.1, whole genome shotgun sequence genomic window:
- the LOC133730710 gene encoding uncharacterized protein LOC133730710, whose product MNNLWDQIRQSQDEDDEEMMATNAIVMVAVTQESGNQHRGRGSHPGRAPNEERFREERGKGMLADYFVDRPVFKDAEFRTRYRMSLDLFQRISIDLCQYDRYFVQRSDATGKVGLLPEQKMTAALRMLAYGAGADQCAEYCRMAKYTSVAALQHFTRGIVDLYSTKYLRAPTAADLRRLLTKAERRGFPGMIGSIDCMHWQWKNCPTGWAGEYSGRKQIPTIILEAVASYDTWIWHAFFGVPGACNDLNVLAKSPLFDELTAGRAPLVQFQVNNRAHNLGYYLADGIYPRWATFLKTARNPTRPKEIEFAKAQEGYRKDVERCFGILQSRFGIIRGAARGWHKEDLRYIMLTCIILHNMIVENQRPENSDDELESDDEEDNNMRPRIAEVWEGPTGIDFDPVGRDAHHMNGFMDRYQQIRSEQCHSNVQEDLIQHFWEFQGNRRI is encoded by the coding sequence ATGAACAATTTGTGGGATCAAATTCGACAGTCTCAggatgaggatgatgaagagATGATGGCCACCAACGCCATTGTCATGGTTGCAGTCACTCAAGAATCTGGAAACCAACACCGAGGGCGCGGTTCTCATCCGGGTCGTGCACCAAATGAGGAACGATTTAGAGAAGAAAGGGGCAAAGGTATGTTGGCCGACTACTTTGTCGACCGGCCAGTGTTCAAAGATGCGGAGTTCCGAACACGTTACAGGATGAGTCTCGATCTCTTCCAGCGTATATCTATTGACCTTTGCCAGTATGATCGTTACTTTGTTCAAAGGTCAGATGCTACTGGCAAAGTCGGACTGCTTCCGGAGCAGAAGATGACAGCTGCCTTGCGAATGCTTGCGTACGGTGCAGGGGCAGATCAATGTGCTGAGTATTGTAGGATGGCGAAATACACCTCCGTTGCAGCCCTTCAGCACTTCACACGAGGAATTGTTGATCTTTACTCAACAAAATACCTCCGCGCTCCAACTGCAGCCGACCTCAGACGACTTCTTACTAAAGCTGAGAGGAGAGGTTTTCCAGGAATGATTGGAAGCATCGACTGTATGCATtggcaatggaagaattgtccGACAGGTTGGGCTGGAGAATATAGTGGTAGGAAACAGATCCCCACTATCATCCTGGAAGCAGTCGCATCTTACGACACCTGGATTTGGCACGCATTCTTTGGAGTGCCTGGGGCATGCAACGACCTGAACGTCTTGGCAAAGTCTCCATTGTTTGATGAGCTTACCGCCGGTAGAGCACCTCTTGTCCAATTCCAAGTTAACAACAGAGCTCACAATCTAGGGTACTATCTCGCCGACGGTATTTATCCTCGATGGGCGACTTTCTTGAAAACTGCTCGAAATCCTACACGCCCCAAGGAAATCGAATTTGCAAAGGCTCAAGAGGGGTATAGGAAGGATGTCGAAAGatgttttggtatattacagTCACGGTTTGGTATTATTCGAGGAGCTGCTCGTGGGTGGCATAAAGAGGACCTTCGATACATTATGTTGACGtgtattatattacacaacatgatTGTCGAAAATCAACGACCTGAAAATAGCGATGATGAGTTGGAGTCCGATGATGAGGAGGATAATAATATGAGGCCCAGGATTGCTGAGGTATGGGAGGGACCAACCGGTATCGACTTTGATCCTGTTGGtagagatgctcatcatatgaaCGGATTCATGGACCGCTACCAACAAATTAGATCTGAGCAGTGTCACTCCAACGTTCAGGAAGACCTCATTCAACACTTTTGGGAATTTCAAGGCAATAGGCGTATCTAG
- the LOC133730712 gene encoding uncharacterized protein LOC133730712, translating to MVDQAIWPVSTSGQFTAKDAYISISTSHPIIPWCKFIWHKAVQPRKSMATWKVLHGRMLTDELLYVIHSFWSWIFQLFRLSFSNQTEDLGLLSPMVLDSFPAPSRKLWCFADSASLYFAPCSSSLGSLPAFQLLSLSPLRLKAPKFIPVRWAPPPVGWLKVNTDGSFRSPEVAGFGGLFRDSDGLFKGAFAYRVIVNSAIDAEILAVIEALRVAWARSWTHIWLETDSTLVRSSLFQFAQSNTLEVQSGMVELEGNSSTDALANYGAQNDGSIWWTSPPRFIAGFYGRDLSYVTHYRYA from the exons ATGGTTGATCAAGCAATTTGGCCTGTTTCAACGTCAGGTCAGTTCACAGCAAAGGATGCTTATATTTCTATTTCTACCTCCCACCCAATTATACCTTGGTGCAAATTCATTTGGCATAAAGCAGTTCAACCACGTAAAAGCATGGCTACTTGGAAAGTTCTCCATGGTAGAATGCTCACAGATGAATTGCTATA TGTGATACATAGTttttggagttggatttttcaGCTTTTTCGCTTGAGTTTTTCGAATCAGACAGAGGATCTTGGATTATTATCACCAATGGTGCTTGACTCTTTTCCAGCTCCGTCTAGAAAACTCTGGTGCTTTGCC GACTCTGCTTCTCTTTATTTTGCACCGTGCTCTTCGTCTCTGGGTTCTCTGCCAGCCTTCCAGTTACTGAGTTTATCACCTCTGCGGCTCAAAGCTCCAAAATTTATTCCAGTAAGATGGGCCCCTCCTCCTGTGGGTTGGCTAAAGGTAAACACTGATGGGTCATTTCGTAGCCCAGAGGTAGCAGGTTTTGGAGGATTATTTAGAGATTCGGATGGTTTATTTAAGGGTGCCTTTGCCTATAGAGTCATTGTTAATAGTGCAATTGATGCTGAGATTCTGGCAGTCATTGAGGCTCTTCGTGTTGCCTGGGCAAGAAGTTGgacacatatttggcttgaaacAGACTCAACTCTAGTACGTAGTTCACTATTTCAATTCGCCCAATCTAATACCTTGGAGGTTCAAAGTGGAATGGTTGAACT AGAAGGTAACTCTTCAACTGATGCTCTTGCTAATTATGGTGCTCAAAATGATGGTTCTATTTGGTGGACTTCACCTCCTAGGTTCATTGCTGGATTCTATGGTCGGGATCTATCTTATGTTACTCATTATCGCTATGCGTAA